Proteins encoded within one genomic window of Alphaproteobacteria bacterium:
- a CDS encoding ornithine cyclodeaminase family protein: MAPETGKQILYLSRADVAALELSAAEINAAMEAMFRAKSAGRAWMQPKMAIARPGGTNFTAKGGIVSDPDYGALKWFGYFPGNERFGRPDFLPLIILNEGESGMPVAVMDGVWISAYRTGALTAVAAKYMARPESRSVGLVACGTQARSNFLALLATFPIE, encoded by the coding sequence ATGGCGCCGGAGACCGGAAAGCAAATCCTTTATCTCTCTCGGGCGGACGTTGCGGCACTTGAGCTAAGTGCGGCCGAAATCAACGCCGCTATGGAGGCGATGTTCCGCGCAAAATCCGCGGGACGAGCCTGGATGCAGCCCAAGATGGCGATCGCCCGCCCCGGTGGCACGAATTTTACCGCCAAGGGCGGAATCGTCTCCGATCCCGACTATGGTGCATTGAAGTGGTTTGGCTATTTTCCTGGAAATGAACGCTTCGGCCGGCCCGACTTTCTACCCCTCATCATCCTGAACGAAGGGGAAAGCGGCATGCCGGTCGCGGTGATGGATGGCGTATGGATCTCGGCCTACCGCACCGGCGCCTTGACTGCCGTGGCCGCAAAGTATATGGCTCGCCCCGAGAGCCGAAGCGTTGGCTTGGTCGCATGCGGAACACAGGCTCGTAGCAACTTCCTTGCCCTGCTAGCGACATTTCCGATCGAG
- a CDS encoding aminotransferase class IV gives MAERANERVAYFNGKIMPESQVLVPFRDRSFKYGDAAFDMTRTFNRRPFKLKEHVERLYRSLRYLRIDPGIHEAEMIRASEEVLARNIHLLSDNEDYWLGQRVTRGVDAVGDEGWDHRGPNVIVECTPLPLKARARLYRDGIDVIVPSVRRVAPSSLAPRAKTHNYLNLIVGDLEAKARDPQAWSVLLDVNGNLAEGTGSNIFLVKDGKLRTPREQFVLPGISRETVIRLAQEEKIPFEEHDLDEYDAYNADEAFLTSTSLCVCPVRTINGAAIGTGKLPGPITERLTRAYVRFVGCDFVAQYLHHLS, from the coding sequence ATGGCCGAACGCGCGAATGAAAGAGTGGCCTATTTCAACGGCAAAATCATGCCGGAAAGCCAGGTTCTCGTGCCGTTTCGGGATCGGAGCTTCAAGTACGGCGATGCCGCCTTCGACATGACCCGAACCTTCAACCGGCGGCCCTTCAAGCTCAAGGAGCATGTTGAGCGGCTTTACCGCTCGCTGCGCTATCTTCGGATCGACCCCGGTATCCACGAGGCTGAGATGATTAGAGCGAGCGAGGAAGTTCTCGCCCGTAACATCCATCTCTTGAGCGACAATGAGGATTATTGGCTCGGCCAGCGTGTGACGCGCGGTGTGGACGCCGTCGGCGACGAAGGGTGGGATCACCGCGGCCCCAACGTCATCGTCGAGTGCACGCCATTGCCGCTCAAGGCGCGAGCGCGGCTCTACCGCGACGGCATCGACGTGATCGTGCCGTCGGTTCGCCGCGTGGCGCCAAGCTCGCTGGCCCCGAGAGCGAAGACCCACAATTATCTCAACCTCATCGTCGGCGATCTCGAAGCCAAGGCGCGCGACCCACAGGCTTGGTCCGTGCTCTTGGACGTCAATGGCAATCTCGCCGAAGGCACTGGCAGCAACATTTTTCTCGTCAAAGACGGAAAACTTCGCACGCCGCGCGAGCAATTCGTTCTTCCCGGAATAAGTCGCGAAACCGTAATCCGACTCGCGCAAGAAGAAAAAATTCCGTTTGAGGAGCACGATCTCGACGAATATGACGCGTATAACGCCGACGAGGCTTTTCTCACTTCGACAAGCCTCTGCGTTTGCCCGGTAAGAACGATCAACGGAGCAGCGATCGGGACCGGCAAGCTGCCGGGTCCGATCACCGAGCGTTTGACCCGCGCCTATGTCCGGTTTGTCGGATGCGACTTCGTGGCGCAATATCTGCACCACTTGAGCTGA
- a CDS encoding acetyl-CoA C-acyltransferase codes for MNGNDRPIWLVSGLRTPFVRVDGPLAHRDTLGLSVPVVQAMAATAKGPIDFAVWGAVVLNLSYNNLAREVWLEAGLDPHIPTFTTIMQCSTSMVAAFEAAGMLNQHGRALALAGGVESMSRVQIGLTPGLSFWIRRLVEARNFSQRLTRLGELQLRDIRLKIPEVKNRATGKSMGEHCEDMAKTWNIGRREQDEVALRSHQRAVAGQERSFFTDLIVPVDGVSQDAFPRRDTSIERLTALKPVFDRTSGKGTLTAGNSSPLTDGAAGIWVANDEGLARLPVSLPRARLVDFEIAAVDLYREGLLMAPVSAIPRLLSRHRLTFDDIVLWEIHEAFAAQLLCHIKGLDDKSFVREKAGVEHTFGTLPRDRINPNGGSVALGHPFAATGARILSQAVKELAELPKGSRAIVSICADGGLGTVALLES; via the coding sequence ATGAACGGGAACGACCGACCCATTTGGCTGGTATCCGGCCTCCGCACGCCGTTCGTTCGCGTCGATGGTCCACTCGCCCATCGCGATACTTTGGGACTTTCAGTCCCCGTCGTTCAAGCGATGGCGGCAACCGCCAAGGGCCCGATCGATTTTGCCGTGTGGGGCGCGGTCGTACTCAACCTCTCCTATAACAACCTTGCGCGCGAGGTTTGGCTCGAGGCTGGTCTCGACCCCCATATCCCAACCTTCACGACGATTATGCAGTGCAGCACCAGCATGGTGGCGGCATTCGAAGCAGCAGGCATGCTCAATCAACACGGCCGGGCACTTGCACTTGCGGGAGGCGTGGAGAGCATGAGTCGTGTCCAGATCGGGCTCACACCAGGCCTCTCGTTCTGGATACGGCGCCTTGTCGAGGCGCGAAACTTCTCGCAACGCCTGACGCGGTTGGGCGAATTGCAGCTGCGGGACATCCGGCTCAAAATTCCGGAGGTCAAGAACCGCGCAACCGGCAAGAGCATGGGCGAGCATTGCGAGGACATGGCGAAGACGTGGAACATCGGCCGGCGGGAGCAGGACGAGGTCGCGCTGCGCAGCCACCAGCGCGCGGTCGCGGGGCAGGAGCGCAGCTTCTTCACCGATCTTATCGTGCCCGTCGACGGCGTTTCGCAAGATGCTTTCCCTCGCCGCGACACGTCGATCGAAAGGTTGACGGCGCTGAAACCCGTATTCGATCGTACAAGCGGCAAGGGTACGCTGACGGCCGGAAACAGCTCGCCCCTCACCGATGGCGCTGCCGGAATTTGGGTCGCAAACGACGAAGGTTTGGCACGGCTACCCGTCTCTCTTCCGCGCGCAAGGCTCGTCGACTTCGAAATTGCCGCCGTGGACCTTTACCGGGAAGGGTTGCTCATGGCTCCGGTATCGGCGATCCCGCGACTCCTGTCGCGCCATCGGTTGACCTTCGACGACATCGTACTTTGGGAGATTCATGAGGCATTTGCGGCTCAACTTCTCTGCCATATCAAAGGTCTCGACGACAAGTCGTTCGTGCGTGAGAAGGCAGGCGTCGAACATACGTTCGGTACCTTGCCCCGCGACCGAATCAACCCGAATGGCGGCAGTGTGGCGCTCGGCCATCCGTTTGCCGCGACGGGTGCCCGCATCCTTAGTCAGGCGGTCAAGGAGCTTGCCGAATTGCCCAAGGGTAGCCGGGCCATCGTGAGCATCTGCGCCGATGGCGGGCTCGGGACGGTCGCGCTGCTCGAAAGCTAA
- a CDS encoding alginate export family protein, protein MLGSAAMAAILGSPVLVSDYAAAQVVRDPETPYHFLRYDDVPSDQENPAWPDDFWTPLKFIPLDIAPDSYINFGGELRERLEHFTNPFFGLTPRESTTYLLHRLLIEGDLHIGDGFRTFIQLGNELATSPSTSPPTDTNQLDLQQAFADLKAPLGQGASVTFRGGRQEITFGSSRLVDVREGPNIRLSFDGGRVFYESPELRLDAFVLSPVATPPGVFSDHADLGQLFWGLYGVMPVEAVPGLHADLYYLGLTRNNATFNSGTADEVRQSLGTRLWGRADAWDYDTEGVFQFGAFGTEDIRAWTLASNTGYTIGDLWGQPRLGLQADIASGGGPGGTLKSFNPLFPKFAYFTEASINAPINMLDAFPSITVQPYRNFAVTSGVDFLWRYSIHDGFYQPPGVPLVSGSANDKRYLGEQYNLHAEWQATAHIDVNAVYVHFRADGFLKAANAKDIDYVGLWTSYKF, encoded by the coding sequence ATGCTTGGCTCGGCGGCGATGGCGGCTATCCTGGGATCGCCAGTCCTTGTCTCTGACTACGCGGCGGCGCAAGTGGTGCGCGATCCGGAGACGCCTTACCACTTCCTGCGCTACGACGACGTCCCAAGCGACCAGGAGAATCCGGCGTGGCCGGATGACTTTTGGACGCCGCTCAAATTCATTCCGCTCGACATAGCCCCGGACAGCTATATCAATTTCGGCGGTGAACTCCGGGAGCGTCTCGAGCATTTCACAAATCCGTTCTTCGGCCTCACGCCACGAGAATCCACGACCTACCTTTTGCATCGATTGTTGATTGAGGGTGACCTGCATATCGGTGACGGCTTTCGCACGTTCATACAGCTAGGCAATGAACTGGCAACGTCGCCAAGCACATCGCCGCCAACCGATACCAATCAACTTGACCTGCAGCAGGCTTTTGCCGACCTGAAAGCGCCGCTCGGTCAGGGTGCCAGCGTGACATTCAGAGGCGGGCGGCAAGAAATCACGTTCGGATCGTCCCGGCTGGTAGACGTTCGCGAGGGGCCGAACATTCGGCTGAGCTTCGACGGCGGGCGCGTCTTTTATGAATCGCCTGAGCTTAGACTTGATGCGTTCGTCCTGAGCCCGGTTGCCACCCCACCCGGTGTCTTTAGCGACCATGCCGATCTCGGGCAGCTCTTTTGGGGTCTTTACGGCGTAATGCCTGTCGAGGCCGTGCCGGGGCTGCACGCCGATCTCTACTATCTCGGTCTCACGCGCAACAACGCCACCTTCAATTCCGGGACGGCTGACGAGGTGCGCCAATCCTTGGGCACGCGGCTCTGGGGTCGCGCGGATGCGTGGGATTATGACACCGAGGGTGTCTTCCAGTTTGGCGCTTTCGGCACCGAGGATATTCGCGCTTGGACCCTCGCCTCCAACACGGGATACACAATCGGGGATCTGTGGGGCCAGCCGCGCCTTGGATTGCAGGCGGACATCGCGAGCGGCGGGGGTCCAGGCGGTACGCTGAAAAGCTTCAATCCGCTCTTCCCGAAATTCGCCTATTTCACCGAAGCATCCATCAACGCGCCGATCAACATGCTCGACGCTTTCCCTTCGATCACGGTCCAGCCATATCGCAATTTCGCCGTTACGTCAGGCGTCGACTTCCTTTGGCGCTATAGTATCCACGACGGTTTCTATCAGCCGCCGGGTGTTCCGCTTGTGTCCGGCTCTGCGAACGACAAACGCTATCTCGGAGAACAGTACAATCTCCACGCCGAATGGCAAGCAACGGCCCACATCGACGTCAACGCCGTCTATGTTCATTTTCGGGCGGACGGATTCCTCAAGGCGGCGAATGCGAAAGACATCGACTACGTGGGACTGTGGACCTCCTACAAGTTCTAA
- a CDS encoding zinc-binding alcohol dehydrogenase family protein produces MRALQFAEFGPVANLRLVELPDPKPNANTAIVKVAAGAISPSDVKNVEGKMEHTILPRVPGRDYAGTVVEGPSHWIGAEVWGTGGEIGYSIDGSHAELIAVPVESLCRKPKTLTLEQAAAIGVTYLAAWLGVVEYAQIASGETLVVTGAGGGVGCAVAQIGKWRGAHVIGVDRQRLPPQSPAALAIEDFFVLESEPLDVVVRRATGGRGAHVVFDTVGGPLFEPALKALRHRGRQVEITSVGDRQVSFDLLDFYHNESQLFGVDTRKRDATASAKLLEALTPVFEGGAFRSPLIDRTIPLAEGRNAYAQVGRGEVRGRVVLVP; encoded by the coding sequence ATGCGCGCGTTGCAATTCGCCGAATTCGGTCCGGTGGCCAACTTGCGCCTCGTCGAGCTGCCCGATCCCAAACCCAATGCGAACACGGCAATCGTCAAAGTCGCCGCTGGTGCGATCAGCCCCAGCGACGTGAAGAACGTCGAAGGGAAGATGGAACATACGATCCTGCCCCGCGTTCCCGGGCGCGATTATGCCGGCACCGTCGTCGAAGGCCCATCCCACTGGATCGGCGCCGAGGTCTGGGGGACTGGGGGAGAAATCGGTTATTCGATCGACGGCAGCCATGCCGAACTCATCGCCGTTCCGGTTGAGAGCCTTTGCCGCAAGCCTAAGACGCTTACCTTGGAGCAAGCTGCTGCGATCGGTGTGACCTATCTGGCCGCGTGGCTTGGCGTGGTGGAATATGCACAGATCGCATCCGGTGAGACATTAGTGGTGACCGGCGCGGGCGGTGGTGTTGGTTGTGCCGTTGCGCAAATCGGCAAATGGCGTGGGGCTCACGTGATTGGCGTCGACCGACAGCGACTCCCCCCGCAGTCACCTGCCGCGCTCGCCATTGAAGATTTCTTCGTGCTTGAAAGCGAACCGCTCGATGTCGTTGTACGCCGGGCGACCGGTGGCCGGGGCGCCCATGTGGTATTCGACACGGTCGGCGGTCCCCTGTTCGAGCCGGCATTGAAGGCGCTGAGGCATCGCGGTAGGCAGGTCGAGATCACCTCGGTCGGCGACCGCCAAGTCAGCTTCGACCTCCTCGACTTCTATCATAACGAAAGCCAGCTTTTCGGGGTCGACACCCGTAAGCGAGATGCCACGGCATCGGCCAAACTGCTCGAGGCTCTGACGCCCGTCTTCGAAGGCGGCGCGTTCCGATCCCCTTTAATCGACCGAACCATTCCCTTGGCCGAAGGGCGCAATGCCTACGCGCAAGTGGGCCGTGGCGAGGTAAGGGGGCGCGTGGTCCTGGTGCCATAA
- a CDS encoding DUF1427 family protein, with translation MKSAIGLSVAFAMGFACRAFGIPSPAPPLILGALLVMAMTVGYIAVDRWMARPARQSVNCGGPSGLPPSKIPSEPAEQ, from the coding sequence ATGAAGTCGGCGATCGGCCTCTCGGTCGCGTTTGCGATGGGATTTGCGTGCCGTGCCTTCGGAATTCCCTCCCCGGCACCCCCCTTGATCTTAGGCGCACTCCTCGTGATGGCCATGACGGTCGGTTACATCGCGGTCGACCGGTGGATGGCGCGGCCGGCGCGGCAATCCGTCAACTGCGGCGGACCGAGCGGACTACCGCCGTCGAAGATCCCTTCGGAACCCGCGGAGCAATAA
- a CDS encoding DUF1427 family protein translates to MIAAIIGLALGLVVGAGCRFFDIPSPAPPRFIGACLLLAMTLGFVVADQVLPQGETLVRLDAP, encoded by the coding sequence ATGATTGCCGCCATCATCGGCCTTGCTCTCGGTCTCGTTGTGGGCGCTGGATGCCGCTTCTTCGACATCCCGTCGCCGGCGCCACCGCGGTTCATTGGCGCGTGCCTTCTGCTCGCGATGACCTTGGGTTTTGTCGTCGCCGATCAGGTTCTGCCGCAAGGAGAGACGCTCGTGCGTCTGGACGCTCCATGA